The following coding sequences lie in one Arachis stenosperma cultivar V10309 chromosome 5, arast.V10309.gnm1.PFL2, whole genome shotgun sequence genomic window:
- the LOC130979968 gene encoding TMV resistance protein N-like isoform X2, translated as MATPQAFPSSSFPSFRDREWEFDVFLSFRGPETRYGFTGYLHKAFCEKGIRTFMDLEDLISGNKIQQTFARAIESSRIAIIVFSEHYADTDFLLRELVKLLECSQRCGQFILPIFYLVDPGDVRHQRGSYEKAMAVHEERFKDKAPIWRAALREAANLSGLHYKGDEFEYEFIERIAKQVLAIIKEDSVPVVADYPVRAESHVKALSSFSFPRQYQYHVFLSFRGCDTRYCFTGSLFKALRDNKIHSFMDDVGLHRGNDISRTLIEAIKGSRIAIIVFSQNYADSTYCLDELVKILECQESDGQFVLPVFYDVYHSDVRRQTGSFGAAMAKHEEKFKDDLSKVEKWKRALHRAANFTGFCFDGKKYEHELIGKIVEVVSREIKRVALHVADYPIGLESQVSEVKSLIFSDGYDGVHMVGIHGNGGSGKTTIAHAIYNLIANGFESICFLENVRENSYKHGLVYLQNMLLSNVFERKNLKATSFEKGISTIKHWLQQKKILLILDDVDKPEQLQALAGKPDWFGRGTRVIVTTRDKYILESHGIERIYEMENSNSESNISASDGKDNGDQLGEKNHFPRTSQ; from the exons ATGGCTACTCCGCAAGCTTTcccctcttcttcttttccttccttcaGGGACAGGGAGTGGGAATTCGATGTGTTCCTCAGCTTCAGAGGCCCTGAAACTCGCTACGGTTTCACTGGTTATCTCCACAAAGCATTTTGTGAGAAGGGAATCCGTACCTTCATGGATCTTGAGGATCTTATCAGTGGCAATAAAATCCAACAAACATTTGCTAGAGCAATTGAAAGCTCCAGGATTGCCATTATTGTGTTCTCGGAGCATTATGCTGACACCGATTTCTTGTTGAGGGAACTTGTCAAGCTCTTGGAGTGCTCTCAACGCTGTGGCCAATTTATTTTGCCGATTTTCTATTTGGTGGATCCCGGCGACGTGCGGCATCAGAGAGGCAGTTATGAGAAAGCAATGGCGGTGCACGAGGAGCGGTTCAAGGATAAAGCGCCAATTTGGAGAGCCGCTCTGCGTGAAGCAGCCAACTTATCCGGCTTGCATTACAAAGG ggatgaatttgaATACGAATTTATTGAGAGGATCGCTAAACAGGTGTTGGCGATCATTAAAGAGGACAGCGTACCTGTTGTTGCTGATTATCCAGTCAGAGCAGAGTCTCATGTGAAAGCGTTGTCATCGTTTTCTTTCCCAAGGCAATACCAATACCATGTGTTTCTCAGCTTCAGAGGCTGTGATACTCGCTATTGTTTCACTGGCAGTCTCTTCAAAGCTCTCCGCGACAACAAAATCCACAGCTTCATGGATGATGTAGGCCTTCACAGAGGGAATGATATATCAAGAACACTAATTGAGGCAATTAAAGGCTCCAGGATTGCCATCATTGTGTTCTCTCAGAACTATGCTGATTCTACTTACTGCTTAGATGAACTTGTCAAGATCTTAGAGTGCCAAGAGTCTGATGGCCAGTTCGTTTTGCCCGTTTTCTATGATGTATATCATAGCGACGTGCGACGACAGACGGGTAGTTTTGGGGCAGCAATGGCTAAACATGAGGAAAAGTTCAAGGATGACCTGTCGAAAGTCGAAAAATGGAAGCGGGCTTTGCATCGAGCAGCTAATTTTACTGGCTTTTGTTTCGATGG GAAAAAATATGAACACGAGTTAATTGGGAAGATTGTTGAAGTGGTGTCAAGGGAGATTAAACGAGTTGCTTTACACGTTGCTGACTATCCAATTGGACTAGAGTCTCAAGTTTCAGAAGTAAAATCGCTTATATTCTCTGATGGCTATGATGGAGTCCACATGGTAGGGATTCATGGAAATGGTGGATCAGGCAAAACAACAATAGCTCATGCAATTTATAATTTGATTGCTAACGGTTTTGAAAGTATATGTTTTCTTGAAAATGTGAGAGAAAATTCATATAAGCATGGTTTAGTGTATCTTCAAAATATGCTTCTTTCTAATGTATTCGAAAGGAAGAATCTCAAAGCAAcaagttttgaaaaaggaatttCAACAATAAAGCACTGGCTCCAACAAAAGAAGATCCTTTTGATTCTAGATGATGTTGACAAACCAGAGCAATTACAAGCTCTTGCTGGAAAACCTGATTGGTTTGGCCGAGGAACAAGGGTCATCGTTACGACAAGGGACAAATATATACTAGAGAGCCATGGGATTGAAAGAATCTATGAGATGGAGAACTCAAATTCG GAATCAAATATCTCTGCATCAGATGGAAAAGACAACGGAGATCAACTGGGTGAAAAAAATCATTTTCCAAGAACAAGTCAATGA
- the LOC130979968 gene encoding TMV resistance protein N-like isoform X1, whose amino-acid sequence MATPQAFPSSSFPSFRDREWEFDVFLSFRGPETRYGFTGYLHKAFCEKGIRTFMDLEDLISGNKIQQTFARAIESSRIAIIVFSEHYADTDFLLRELVKLLECSQRCGQFILPIFYLVDPGDVRHQRGSYEKAMAVHEERFKDKAPIWRAALREAANLSGLHYKGRRALILCRDEFEYEFIERIAKQVLAIIKEDSVPVVADYPVRAESHVKALSSFSFPRQYQYHVFLSFRGCDTRYCFTGSLFKALRDNKIHSFMDDVGLHRGNDISRTLIEAIKGSRIAIIVFSQNYADSTYCLDELVKILECQESDGQFVLPVFYDVYHSDVRRQTGSFGAAMAKHEEKFKDDLSKVEKWKRALHRAANFTGFCFDGKKYEHELIGKIVEVVSREIKRVALHVADYPIGLESQVSEVKSLIFSDGYDGVHMVGIHGNGGSGKTTIAHAIYNLIANGFESICFLENVRENSYKHGLVYLQNMLLSNVFERKNLKATSFEKGISTIKHWLQQKKILLILDDVDKPEQLQALAGKPDWFGRGTRVIVTTRDKYILESHGIERIYEMENSNSESNISASDGKDNGDQLGEKNHFPRTSQ is encoded by the exons ATGGCTACTCCGCAAGCTTTcccctcttcttcttttccttccttcaGGGACAGGGAGTGGGAATTCGATGTGTTCCTCAGCTTCAGAGGCCCTGAAACTCGCTACGGTTTCACTGGTTATCTCCACAAAGCATTTTGTGAGAAGGGAATCCGTACCTTCATGGATCTTGAGGATCTTATCAGTGGCAATAAAATCCAACAAACATTTGCTAGAGCAATTGAAAGCTCCAGGATTGCCATTATTGTGTTCTCGGAGCATTATGCTGACACCGATTTCTTGTTGAGGGAACTTGTCAAGCTCTTGGAGTGCTCTCAACGCTGTGGCCAATTTATTTTGCCGATTTTCTATTTGGTGGATCCCGGCGACGTGCGGCATCAGAGAGGCAGTTATGAGAAAGCAATGGCGGTGCACGAGGAGCGGTTCAAGGATAAAGCGCCAATTTGGAGAGCCGCTCTGCGTGAAGCAGCCAACTTATCCGGCTTGCATTACAAAGG ACGACGCGCTCTTATAttgtgcagggatgaatttgaATACGAATTTATTGAGAGGATCGCTAAACAGGTGTTGGCGATCATTAAAGAGGACAGCGTACCTGTTGTTGCTGATTATCCAGTCAGAGCAGAGTCTCATGTGAAAGCGTTGTCATCGTTTTCTTTCCCAAGGCAATACCAATACCATGTGTTTCTCAGCTTCAGAGGCTGTGATACTCGCTATTGTTTCACTGGCAGTCTCTTCAAAGCTCTCCGCGACAACAAAATCCACAGCTTCATGGATGATGTAGGCCTTCACAGAGGGAATGATATATCAAGAACACTAATTGAGGCAATTAAAGGCTCCAGGATTGCCATCATTGTGTTCTCTCAGAACTATGCTGATTCTACTTACTGCTTAGATGAACTTGTCAAGATCTTAGAGTGCCAAGAGTCTGATGGCCAGTTCGTTTTGCCCGTTTTCTATGATGTATATCATAGCGACGTGCGACGACAGACGGGTAGTTTTGGGGCAGCAATGGCTAAACATGAGGAAAAGTTCAAGGATGACCTGTCGAAAGTCGAAAAATGGAAGCGGGCTTTGCATCGAGCAGCTAATTTTACTGGCTTTTGTTTCGATGG GAAAAAATATGAACACGAGTTAATTGGGAAGATTGTTGAAGTGGTGTCAAGGGAGATTAAACGAGTTGCTTTACACGTTGCTGACTATCCAATTGGACTAGAGTCTCAAGTTTCAGAAGTAAAATCGCTTATATTCTCTGATGGCTATGATGGAGTCCACATGGTAGGGATTCATGGAAATGGTGGATCAGGCAAAACAACAATAGCTCATGCAATTTATAATTTGATTGCTAACGGTTTTGAAAGTATATGTTTTCTTGAAAATGTGAGAGAAAATTCATATAAGCATGGTTTAGTGTATCTTCAAAATATGCTTCTTTCTAATGTATTCGAAAGGAAGAATCTCAAAGCAAcaagttttgaaaaaggaatttCAACAATAAAGCACTGGCTCCAACAAAAGAAGATCCTTTTGATTCTAGATGATGTTGACAAACCAGAGCAATTACAAGCTCTTGCTGGAAAACCTGATTGGTTTGGCCGAGGAACAAGGGTCATCGTTACGACAAGGGACAAATATATACTAGAGAGCCATGGGATTGAAAGAATCTATGAGATGGAGAACTCAAATTCG GAATCAAATATCTCTGCATCAGATGGAAAAGACAACGGAGATCAACTGGGTGAAAAAAATCATTTTCCAAGAACAAGTCAATGA